CGGGGTAATAATAAATAATAGGGTCGGTTGAGTAACAACTATGATAAGAGTTGACTTGTATCAGACCACTGGTTTCGAAAAGGCGTTTCTGCTTATCCCGAAGCTGCTGTATTTCCATCTCCTTGCAATGAGGTGTGCTTGCGAGGCATGAGGAAACCTGCATCCTGCATCCCGGCATCACACCCTCCCCACTGGCATTATATACAGTGGCTGCTCCTCTTCCGGCATATTCATTATCGTTTTTACTCTCCCGTCAGAAAAAGCGCCTACAACTACTGTTCCTAAATTCAAGGATACTGCTTCCAGATAAACGTTCTGAGCGGCATGTCCGACTTCCATGTGCACATATCTTACTCCCCTCAGGTAGCTCGCTCCTGTTCGTTCATCTCTGACTGGCGTTTTATATCTCCCTGTTGTTCGCTCATAAACCGCAGAGAATACTATGACAATGGCACCATCTCTGACACAACGTTGTCCGAGGGCAGCATCACATAGCTCAGCCCTTTTATCCCCTTCCGCAACCTTCTCAAGTTTGTTGTGTTCGTGCGGTTTATATTTATAAATTTCTTCGGAGAGGTTATACACATCACATTTCCAACAACGATGTAAACTTCAAGAGAATAAGTAGCACCTGCGGATGGCGCTGTTCTCTCTCCCCAAAGACCAGTAATCCCCTGAGCAGACCAAAGAAGCTGTGAAACTTCAGCAAGTGTCAACGGGTCGTCCTTATACTGCCTGATAGACCTTCTTTCAAGCAAAGCTTCTTCTATTGATGTATCACTATCCTTTACAGGCTCAGGCAGTTTTATTTCTGCGTTATGTTCCGCGACCGGGATATGGCAGGGTTCTTCTCTCTCGTTTTGGAATATGAATATCACAAACCCAAATCCAATCCCACTGATTATGGCAACACTGATTACAAGCACGGTCAGTCTCTTCTTACTTCTTACTTCTTATTTGCCTACTATTTTTATAAGTATATGCGATGGACCCGAGATTGAAGATAATTCCTTGTGATGACAAACAACCTCATCAAAAGTAGCATTGGAGACGGTGAAGAAGGTAATAAAAATGCTTACTGGATTGAATGTGCCAATTCTCTCTGCATCTTTACCCTTTTCTGTACCCCTCAGTTGCCTGCAATTACTAGGCTTCTAATATCCCTCTCAGGAAGAACAGTGGCTTCACCGTATGCGAGTCAGTAGTGAAAAACCATGTTGTCAACGACAGCGGAATCATCCAATGCTACCAAAGGCACCTCAACCTCAACTCTATCATTACCTCTCCCATCATTGAAATTAATAGAATTCAACTTCAGCCCAATCTCCCTGCCCGGGCTCTTACCTCCATCCTTACGCGTTTATGTACCCTTATTATCGCCTCCAACTCGCTATCATCTGCATCTTCAATATCGTGTAAATACGGAAGTGGTAGTTTCCTGCTCTTAATCTTAATACAGTCTTTTATATCATCCCTGATGTAATCGTCTGCGACTGCGTCAGGATTGCTCTCGAAATCCGCCCTGTTCGCTTCCCACGTCCTCACTATCTCCTTTACTCTCGCTTTACCGCCCTGGACGAACGCATCGCAGAGGATAAGGAGGAAGGATATATCAACAGATGCAAGTCCCACTGTGGCATACGGCACTGCATACTCATTGCCATTGAATACAACCGATAAGCCACCGTGCTCTTTTATCAACTTTAGCATCTTATAATCGGTGATACTATCCCCAACAGCAATAGCGTCACTGAGTGGCTTCCCCTTCTCCTTCATGATGCTCCTTATCGCCTCCGCCTTCCGCTCTCCACCTATCACCCTCACCTGCCGTAATACATCAAACCCGGAACGTGGCAACTGATGGAAGAAGAAATCATCCATTACCGACCTGAGCTCGTTAATTTGCGAATGGGAATTAGAATGAAGCTCAATTATCCTCTCTTCTACTCTCTTCGTCAGTGATAGTAGTGATTCCTTCTCCTTTCCGGACATCCAATCCTGATTTAAGGTTAAGGCTGTACATATAATCCTCGAGGGTTCAAGCCCCAGCCTGCGACCTATATTGTATGCGTGCTGCTCATAACTTGTTGAGATGATATATATATCCCAGCCCTCAGCACGTAACCTCTCAAATAGATATTTCGCACCTCTTACAAGCGTTGCACGTTCTGATACTCGTTTTATGTCCTCTTCTGTTATACCATGAAGCATGAGGAAGGGGATGATCAATGCGAGAGTATCACCCGGCTCGTAACCTTCTCGCCCCTCCAGCGCCAATATGTCATCATAGTTGCTTATAGCTTCAAAGATATGTGCACCTTCATCTCCTATTAGCTTCATCACCTCGTATGCATTGTCCTGCGGTGATAGAGGTCCCTCGAGATCGAAGAAGATTATCATTTCATTCCGATATTGATATAAAAGGAATAGCATAGATAAGAGATTAATATGTGTAAGTGTAGCCTACTTTATATAGGTAGACCTAATTTATTGTGATGCCGGTGATG
This sequence is a window from Methanophagales archaeon. Protein-coding genes within it:
- a CDS encoding nitroreductase family protein, coding for MHMEVGHAAQNVYLEAVSLNLGTVVVGAFSDGRVKTIMNMPEEEQPLYIMPVGRV
- a CDS encoding haloacid dehalogenase-like hydrolase, whose protein sequence is MIIFFDLEGPLSPQDNAYEVMKLIGDEGAHIFEAISNYDDILALEGREGYEPGDTLALIIPFLMLHGITEEDIKRVSERATLVRGAKYLFERLRAEGWDIYIISTSYEQHAYNIGRRLGLEPSRIICTALTLNQDWMSGKEKESLLSLTKRVEERIIELHSNSHSQINELRSVMDDFFFHQLPRSGFDVLRQVRVIGGERKAEAIRSIMKEKGKPLSDAIAVGDSITDYKMLKLIKEHGGLSVVFNGNEYAVPYATVGLASVDISFLLILCDAFVQGGKARVKEIVRTWEANRADFESNPDAVADDYIRDDIKDCIKIKSRKLPLPYLHDIEDADDSELEAIIRVHKRVRMEVRARAGRLG
- a CDS encoding nitroreductase family protein, which produces MLERRSIRQYKDDPLTLAEVSQLLWSAQGITGLWGERTAPSAGATYSLEVYIVVGNVMCITSPKKFININRTNTTNLRRLRKGIKGLSYVMLPSDNVVSEMVPLS